The genomic interval GTTTGGAGAAGAGGAAGAAGAAAGAAATTATGATTTTGACCAAACTATCGACCTTAATAACATTGAAATCAATAACATCTCGATATTCGAGATAATTTTATTGATATTAAGGAGATAGTATTCAGTTAACAGTGGCTTTCACGAATGAAGCTTCCCTGAAAACCCGAATCCTTAACAGAAGATTACTTTACACATAAAAGATATCCCAGGTTTTTAATTACAGTAGTAGACCATAAATATGGTAAGTGGATATGAATCCGTAACACGGTGTAATAGTATTTGGTACTCCCATTTGTTGTGCTTATCTTCCATAACAAGGTGGCTTGTATATAGAAGTGTGAGTAATATAAAAGCCCAACAGTAGCGATTCTACTGTTGGTAAAAGCCATGATCATTCTTATATTTCAACCATTCGTTTATTTCATTCATAAGGTACATTCTCTTATCACCAATTTCAAGATAAGGTAGAAATCGATAGGTATCATAACTAGATAACTGAACTTTTAAACCATTGTCTTCATTAATAATATTATTTAGTTCATCTTCAGAAATATGTAGATATTCAAGTAATTCAGACTGAGTCAATAAATCATTATACTCTTCTTTTTCTGTATCTTTTTGAGTAGAATTAGAGACTATGTGAGCACTCCAAACTATTGATGAAGAAAAGATTAAAACATATAGCAGATGTAAGAAGTATTTTTTATTTTCCATAGACGTACTACTACCCCCCTCTATCTTAATATACCTCATCTATAATATCATATAAAAACAAGTTTTTTAGAACTCAGAGTGTGTTATTTTTTTTATGTTTTTTATATTTTCACTACTTGTTCTCTACTATTAACTTACACAATATAGAGCAAATATGAAGTGCAGATACGCGTAAATTGTTAATTTTGTGGCATGTTATAAAACTACAAGTTTTCCATTTATGATAAAATTAGGAAGGAAATATGAGGGTGAGCCCATAAACATTATGACAGTTTAGAAGATGGGTAATTATGATGACTAATAACTTATGGTCAGGAATATTGATGTCTTGTATAGTGTTTAATAGTTGGTTGTTAGTAGAAATAATTAACAGCTTCATTAAAGGGGCTGGTTTAGATGGACTATCGTTTTGTTTATTTTTAGTGGGATTAACACTTTTCTTTTATGTAGGTAAAAAGAATGGTGGAATTAGGTTTTAGTTTTCTAATAACAAATATCTTTTTCTACTAACACTTATTTGTTTAGTAAAAAATGGAAGTTATTAGTTCTTATCAAATTGGCGATAATCTGTAATAAAGGTTAGCCTCTATTTTTATGGGATTATTGTGGAGGAATTCTTAGATCACCTATTGGACATTATACTTTGCAAATTAGTCTCTTCATACTATGGCGCCATATAGCAGATTATTATAAAAAAACTATTATGTATTTTGCTAGCTTCAACTATAATAACAAAAATAGAAGATACATAATAATCCAACAGGGAAGGTTGGTGAAGGGGTTAATAGGGTTAAATGGTAGATTAGAATTGTAGGGAGAGAAATAAAATAAAAAAATTATGGGTGTTATTATTCTTATCAGTTTTAATATTGTTAATAGCTGCTTGTAATCATTTACAGGTCCCAACAATAGAGATTGAGGCACTTGTATCAAAATTAAGTGAAGAAGAATATGATTATGTAGGAACACATGGTTTAGACAATCCTACAAAAGATGATTTTCGTAAATTCACATTTGACTTTGCAGTCGAACACTCTACAAAAACTACACGAAAATTTGAATTCCCCGAGCGTTCGATATGGAAGGAAACCACAAACAAAATAGATAACCTTCAAGATAGATATTGGTTTGGTAAAGGATATAGTCGAAATAACGATAGTGAGCACTTTGCAAATTATGTGTGTGAATTTGTTTTTTTACTCAAAAGGGTTGAATGAAGAAGAAATTAAAAAGGCTTTTAATTCGATAATTTTTAAACTTTATTTAGGCACAGAAGAAGGAGAAAGAATTGAAAAGGAATATAAAGTTGGTAATTTAATTAAATTCGATAGCAACTAAAGTTCTTTAAACAACTGGTGAGGTAGTTTTTAAAAAAACTATTGATGGGGGTATTGAAATGAAAATAAGCAAAAACAATGCTGAACATTACATATGGGGGGATAACAGTGACGGGTGGCACTTAGTGAAAAATCAAAATTTAAGTGTTATTCATGAACGTATGCCAGCTAATACGTCTGAATCAAATCATTATCATAAAGAAGCACACCAATTTTTCTTTGTCTTATCAGGAATAGCAACC from Cytobacillus sp. IB215665 carries:
- a CDS encoding fructose-bisphosphate aldolase yields the protein MLLFLSVLILLIAACNHLQVPTIEIEALVSKLSEEEYDYVGTHGLDNPTKDDFRKFTFDFAVEHSTKTTRKFEFPERSIWKETTNKIDNLQDRYWFGKGYSRNNDSEHFANYVCEFVFLLKRVE
- a CDS encoding cupin domain-containing protein encodes the protein MKISKNNAEHYIWGDNSDGWHLVKNQNLSVIHERMPANTSESNHYHKEAHQFFFVLSGIATIMVNGKEITLNPQEGVEVPPLVPHKMCNKSNNEVEFMLISQPSSKGDRFLVD